One region of Bacteroidota bacterium genomic DNA includes:
- a CDS encoding 4-hydroxy-3-methylbut-2-enyl diphosphate reductase, translating to MKVTIDPHSGFCFGVVYAIQKAEEELQLSGKLYCLGDIVHNNKEVERLTAKGLEIIDHDRLRTLHDCKVLIRAHGEPPETYEIALKNNIELIDASCPVVLKLQNRVRTSFDEVLETGGQIVIYGETGHAEVNGLVGQTAGTALIVRNEEDLDKVDYSRPVYFFSQTTKSSKGFEKMRSLLEQRSAAAQEKEIREELLSSNDTICRQVSNREPQLKKFAAMHDVIIFVSGKKSSNGKALFEVCNAVNPRSYFVSDVEELDPHWFENAESVGICGATSTPMWLMEKVSNHISETQIA from the coding sequence ATGAAAGTTACCATTGATCCGCACTCAGGATTTTGTTTTGGAGTGGTTTACGCCATTCAAAAAGCGGAAGAAGAATTGCAACTTTCCGGCAAATTGTATTGCCTTGGTGATATCGTTCACAACAATAAGGAAGTAGAAAGATTAACCGCCAAAGGTCTTGAAATCATTGATCACGACCGTTTAAGAACCCTGCACGATTGTAAGGTGCTGATTCGTGCCCATGGCGAACCTCCTGAGACATATGAAATTGCATTGAAGAATAATATTGAGCTTATCGATGCTTCCTGTCCTGTTGTATTGAAATTGCAAAACAGGGTAAGGACCAGCTTTGATGAAGTGCTTGAAACAGGCGGACAAATTGTAATTTACGGTGAAACAGGACATGCTGAAGTGAATGGACTTGTTGGTCAAACAGCCGGAACAGCTCTCATCGTTCGTAATGAAGAGGATCTGGATAAAGTAGACTATTCTCGTCCTGTCTATTTTTTCTCTCAAACTACCAAGAGTTCAAAAGGATTTGAGAAAATGAGAAGTCTACTTGAACAACGTTCAGCTGCTGCTCAGGAAAAAGAAATCCGGGAAGAATTATTGAGTTCCAATGATACCATCTGCCGACAGGTGAGTAACCGTGAGCCACAATTGAAAAAATTTGCAGCCATGCACGATGTCATTATTTTCGTTAGTGGTAAAAAAAGCTCGAACGGTAAGGCCTTGTTTGAAGTCTGCAATGCTGTTAACCCAAGAAGTTACTTTGTTTCCGATGTGGAAGAATTGGATCCGCACTGGTTCGAAAATGCTGAATCCGTCGGAATTTGTGGCGCTACTTCTACGCCAATGTGGCTGATGGAAAAGGTGAGCAATCACATCTCCGAAACCCAAATCGCCTGA